The genomic region aattattttataaaacaaatatacttttataaaGTAACAAcgtaatttttaaaattagttGCTACAGCTTAAAAAAAGTagcaaaaagaaataaaattatatttgcTATATATcgtatctttttttaatatatagcACTCTTTTTTAATCTccttaaattttatttcatataaattcttttaaaaaaataacgcccttactctttttttttttcttttttttttccagaTAATAGGAATTTTCGAAagtttattatcattaataaactattttaaaattaatttttttgattgattaaaaattttttttttccccctTTAATTATTCTTTATGTAATGTGTGCGAATTGattttaaatacttttttttttctttttttaaagtatcgTATAATTTGCTTTAAGAATATTAACTTTTTGATATTTTAGTATAAtaatctaattttttttttttttccgtTTTAAGATAACGAAAAAAATACGCAAAGCACTGTTACATAAAAGTgtaatttaataatacatTCACCtctttaatataaaaacaaataaattaatttatgtatatagTTTTGTATGAATACTTATTATTCTATATGTctcttaattttatttcattttcattcaaattacatttattttttttttttttaattattattttcattttatttatatgctATAagccctttttttttttttttttttttttttttttttttttttttttttttttttattttaaagaatgCTATGATGTGCAAGCATTCTCAAAAATAAAgtttgtaaaaatattattattattattaaaggtttattatatatatttatgcatatatacataaatgcatttatataaaataataacaaaatagaaagttttatttatgaaataaaatgaatgatAAAATTGAATATGATGagcattttatttttagtaatGAATGGGATGAGCTTACATACAAAAACCATGATAAGggaattttaaataaaaataatgaagtagtcaaaaatataaatgatatggactttttttttgataatttcGAAGATAATAATGAGAAACCAAATAACGAAAAACTTCAAAATGGAAAAATAAATGGAGAATCAACTGTAAATGCATTTAATGATTCTTTATGGCTTGAATCAGATATCAGTAACATCTCCATAAACAAAACGCATGAAGAACATAACATTATTATGAGAAACTCTGATAActcttataaaataaatgaaaatataaataacagCCATGACTTAGAATTACATATTGATGAAAAAGTTGATATAGATCCTAAATTGGATTTATgggaaaataataaaaatttctcatctaataataattcaaCAAAAGGTAAAAAAACCAACTTTTATAATTACAAATGTAATAAGGAAACCATTGATTCTAATATACTTACaaataatgaagataataTTATAACACTAAATAAAAACAGTCTTAAATTGGAATATCCCGAGTATACTTTTAATGAATATGATATGGAAAGTAATAATTTatctaatgaaaataatgctCTTAATGATAGTAATTTTGATGTTAATGTATATCAAAATGTAGATGTaaacaatttaaataatgaaaataaaaatgataaagatACTAGTACAAatgaacaaaataaaattcataataataattctagagaaaataataatgaaactAGTAAAAATGTGGATCCAAAAGattgtaataaaaaagtgAATACTCATGAatctattttaaaaaaaaagatgaataaTGTTTTTGTTAATGATAATAGTAATTTTGATTTTGATACCACAAGTGGAACAACTGATAAAACATACAATGCTAGTAGtatgaataataatagtacTTATACTAACAAGAATAATGATTGCCATTCTTTTGATGGAAATattattcataaatatacaaatagCAATGGTGAGGATATCAATAAATCCAATAATAGCGAAAATGTTAAGTACaatcaaaatgaaaaaaaaaatgaatctCTTAATTTATTATCTAGTAAGGATAAAATAGATacaaaaaaagcaaaaagtGTTGCAAAAAAAAGTATGAATAGCAACAGTTCTATAGAAAGCTCCGTAAATATTGTAAACTACTCAATATCTGATGacaaaaatatgaaattaaagaaaaaaaaaaaaaaaaatagtatcaGTGATATTTTAACACATTCATTAACATTATCAGATAATTTAGAAGACAGTAAAAGTGTTTCCcaaggaaataaaaatatcaaatCTAAAGACATAAGCAAATTATCAGTTAATAGTAATAcagaagagaaaaaaataagaaaaaaaaaaaaaaaaaattccacTTCATCTGATGAAAATATACTTGATACTATAAAAGTTAGTGATGAAAAGAAATTCTTCAATGAAATTAAGGAATATTTAAACAACaaaaatacaaaagaaataaatgtaaaaaaaattgatgagAATAATTTTAGTTATGATATtgacataaaaaataatttaaaggaaaaaataaaaacttctAAGAAACAATTAAGTTCTTCAAAAGAGTCATCTCCAaaggataaaataaaaaaaaaagaaaaaaaagttctTTTAAAACAGAACAATAGCATTAATCAAAAAACAATTGAAAAGCAGAAAATGaacgaaaaaaaatgtaaaaaagcAAATACTAATAATACTCTTGCCACTACTTTaacagaagaaaaaaatactcctgatacaaaaaataaatgcaaaaatatagaagacattgaaataaatataactaattattttgaaaatagagataatgaaaaaggcattatagaaaaaaatagcaCAGAGATGATTATTAATTCTTCGAATACAGAAAATGttaaattaaattcattcagttatttaaataaatttaataaacaCAAAAATGAACTTCCCAATGATTGTGGCATGCCATTCAGAAATATTGATTACTCTGATGAAATAGACCAAAATAATTATtcgaaaaagaaaataaaaaacgaAAAATCGGTTAACCAAATacaagaaaataattatataaacgCTTCAAATGAAAGTTgtatagaaaaaatagataaaataaatctaTGTAAAAGTAAATCTTATTCTGAAGATATTTATTCTCAAGAAGAATTTTATCAAAATCACCACACTTCTTCAAAGAAAGAAATTGAAACAAAGTcttttgaaaaagaaaaagagatGGAAACAaagaataatgaaaataaaatagagaTAAAATATGCTGAAAAGGACTGGACAAAAAATggatttataaaaagaataaaaaaagagaaagaaaatgaaaaaagtaaatatatagaaaaagaggaaattaaaaataatagaagcATTTTGCAAAATGAAGAAACAGATCAAAGTATATATACTAAACAAGATATGAATAATactgaagaaaatgaaaaagaagaaaatataaaaaacttaTATGATGAAagtacaataaaaaatagaacaaATGTTCAACAAAAAAGTCGAAAATTTAAAGATAtctttatatcatttataaaaagagatgattcaaaaaaaaatgaagatgtACCAGAAAAAAATGTGGAGAATagaaaaatgttaaaaaaggaaaatgcAAAATCTgatgaattaaaattaaataaaaaaaatgaaaatgaaaaaattaaaactaatttttataatttgaaaaaaaagtcTTACGATGAAGATGATGAAAAAtctaagaaaaaattttttacaaaaaaaaaattattcagcGATGCATCAAATGATTTCTTACAAAACGAATATATTGAAAAGgagaatatattaaaaaaaaatataatcatTAACAATGAATCAGATGAAAAATCTGCAAGTTCTCCACcgaaagaaaatataaatagtgATAATACTTTAGAAGCTAACTCAGTAATTAAAAAACGACCGAACACTTTATACAATAACTTTTTAGAAAGCCTAAAACATCCTTCTTGTAAAGATGTAGttgaaaaagtaaaaaattttattttaaaatttcctCAAAATTTAAATAGAGAAAAAGCAGCAAATAAAATTCACAATTTTATAAGTGAAACACAACCCATCTTACTAAATTcagaaatttataaaaatttaaataaatatcaaataaatatgataatagaaggttatgaaaaatttattatgcAGAAATTATACTTTCACCTGTATCAAATGGATATTAAAGAtaaagatgaagatgaaaaaatatacacaAAAATAAACTGTTTACAATGGGTAGAACTGAAACATTTAGAAATTattgaagaaataaatttagaTCGTTTACAAATTGCACAAAGAGAGCTTTTAAgaatacaaaaaatgaaagcacctaatgataaattaattatgATTTTAAATTGTTGTCGTATTGTTACTTCAGTTCTCTTCGAAgctaaaaaaaatcataaaaaaaataaaaaaaaaatgctaaATAGCAACaaagaatataatataaataaacttGATGATAATGTaagtgaaaaaaataagcaagacgtaataaataaatatataaaaaacattGTAGAAAACAATCAAATtaataattctaaaaaaaatattgaaggAAACAACggagataataataaagaaaatacaaCGTATGAAAATTTAGACGACTTTGAATATCaagaagaaattaaaaataaaagtaactATCAATATTTAGAGGAAAATGAACCAAAAGATActcataataataattttaataattctaatgacaatttaaatgaaaatttaaaaatttctaaaaagtatttaaatATTGACACAATAATAGAAAGTGATGATGAGCTACTACCATGTGCCGATGAAGTATTAcctgttttaatttttgttataattaaGACAAATCCACCTGAATTAATTTCTAACATTGCatatattcaaaattttagACATCCTAGCCATTTTGTATCTGAAGAAGCTTATTCTTTTACCCAATTTTGCAGTGGTATTGAATTTATTAAAGAACTTGGAAAAactacttttttaaatatatcagaagaggaatataaaaaaaaagtttcagAAGCTGAGAAATTATACTTAAATGAAGTTAAAGAAAGTAACAAAAAGTTACAAGAAGCAGCTGGTAAATTAAATGAGTTAATCAAGCTTTCTAACGAAAAAAACTTATACAGTAATATTGCCAATAAAATTGAATCCTTAAActtaaattttgaaaaaacaGAAAATTTAGATTCTCTAAGTATATCAAATTTACCATCATTTTTTGAAGAATACAAAATCCTtgttaaattaaaaaatgacaTTTTAAAAGAAGTGCAAGACCATTTTAGTGAAAATTTGaatcaaaaataaatataatctataaatatttatttgaacttttaaaaatataatacataATTCTA from Plasmodium relictum strain SGS1 genome assembly, chromosome: 5 harbors:
- the VPS9 gene encoding vacuolar protein sorting-associated protein 9, putative codes for the protein MNDKIEYDEHFIFSNEWDELTYKNHDKGILNKNNEVVKNINDMDFFFDNFEDNNEKPNNEKLQNGKINGESTVNAFNDSLWLESDISNISINKTHEEHNIIMRNSDNSYKINENINNSHDLELHIDEKVDIDPKLDLWENNKNFSSNNNSTKGKKTNFYNYKCNKETIDSNILTNNEDNIITLNKNSLKLEYPEYTFNEYDMESNNLSNENNALNDSNFDVNVYQNVDVNNLNNENKNDKDTSTNEQNKIHNNNSRENNNETSKNVDPKDCNKKVNTHESILKKKMNNVFVNDNSNFDFDTTSGTTDKTYNASSMNNNSTYTNKNNDCHSFDGNIIHKYTNSNGEDINKSNNSENVKYNQNEKKNESLNLLSSKDKIDTKKAKSVAKKSMNSNSSIESSVNIVNYSISDDKNMKLKKKKKKNSISDILTHSLTLSDNLEDSKSVSQGNKNIKSKDISKLSVNSNTEEKKIRKKKKKNSTSSDENILDTIKVSDEKKFFNEIKEYLNNKNTKEINVKKIDENNFSYDIDIKNNLKEKIKTSKKQLSSSKESSPKDKIKKKEKKVLLKQNNSINQKTIEKQKMNEKKCKKANTNNTLATTLTEEKNTPDTKNKCKNIEDIEINITNYFENRDNEKGIIEKNSTEMIINSSNTENVKLNSFSYLNKFNKHKNELPNDCGMPFRNIDYSDEIDQNNYSKKKIKNEKSVNQIQENNYINASNESCIEKIDKINLCKSKSYSEDIYSQEEFYQNHHTSSKKEIETKSFEKEKEMETKNNENKIEIKYAEKDWTKNGFIKRIKKEKENEKSKYIEKEEIKNNRSILQNEETDQSIYTKQDMNNTEENEKEENIKNLYDESTIKNRTNVQQKSRKFKDIFISFIKRDDSKKNEDVPEKNVENRKMLKKENAKSDELKLNKKNENEKIKTNFYNLKKKSYDEDDEKSKKKFFTKKKLFSDASNDFLQNEYIEKENILKKNIIINNESDEKSASSPPKENINSDNTLEANSVIKKRPNTLYNNFLESLKHPSCKDVVEKVKNFILKFPQNLNREKAANKIHNFISETQPILLNSEIYKNLNKYQINMIIEGYEKFIMQKLYFHLYQMDIKDKDEDEKIYTKINCLQWVELKHLEIIEEINLDRLQIAQRELLRIQKMKAPNDKLIMILNCCRIVTSVLFEAKKNHKKNKKKMLNSNKEYNINKLDDNVSEKNKQDVINKYIKNIVENNQINNSKKNIEGNNGDNNKENTTYENLDDFEYQEEIKNKSNYQYLEENEPKDTHNNNFNNSNDNLNENLKISKKYLNIDTIIESDDELLPCADEVLPVLIFVIIKTNPPELISNIAYIQNFRHPSHFVSEEAYSFTQFCSGIEFIKELGKTTFLNISEEEYKKKVSEAEKLYLNEVKESNKKLQEAAGKLNELIKLSNEKNLYSNIANKIESLNLNFEKTENLDSLSISNLPSFFEEYKILVKLKNDILKEVQDHFSENLNQK